One genomic segment of Chryseobacterium phocaeense includes these proteins:
- a CDS encoding HIT family protein, producing the protein MSSIFTKIINGEIPSYKIAEDDHFIAFLDAMPLVKGHTLVIPKKEVDLIFDLESEEYKNLWGFARQVAKKVKNAVPCVRVGVAVVGLEVPHAHIHLIPLNKMEDMNFRNERLKLTDEEYKEIQNSIINS; encoded by the coding sequence ATGAGCAGTATATTTACAAAAATCATCAATGGCGAAATTCCCTCCTACAAAATTGCAGAGGATGATCATTTTATAGCATTCCTTGATGCAATGCCTCTGGTGAAAGGACATACCCTGGTTATTCCTAAAAAAGAAGTTGACCTGATCTTTGATCTGGAAAGTGAAGAGTATAAAAACCTTTGGGGATTTGCCCGGCAGGTTGCCAAAAAGGTTAAGAATGCAGTACCCTGCGTAAGAGTGGGAGTAGCTGTTGTAGGACTTGAAGTACCTCATGCCCACATCCATCTGATTCCCTTAAACAAGATGGAAGACATGAACTTCAGAAATGAAAGACTAAAATTAACAGACGAAGAATATAAAGAGATCCAAAACTCAATTATCAATTCTTAA
- a CDS encoding Rieske (2Fe-2S) protein, which yields MKKTFSILSILILLIFSNLTINSCGSREDTVNCFPSNPINVTLNLNLPAYYDLTYDGGWIYVNEQQSGTRGLIVVRVGENFKAYDRNAPHICPDSNTTLEVKDNISILCPKDNTRWILRTGQPESGAATSLPPKTYPNNYDPATKTLNIYF from the coding sequence ATGAAAAAAACTTTTTCAATCCTTTCTATTTTAATATTACTGATTTTCAGTAATTTAACTATAAACTCATGCGGAAGCAGGGAAGACACCGTTAACTGTTTTCCAAGCAATCCCATCAATGTAACTTTAAATCTGAACCTGCCGGCTTATTACGACCTCACCTATGATGGAGGCTGGATTTATGTGAACGAGCAGCAGTCCGGGACCAGAGGCCTGATTGTAGTACGTGTGGGAGAAAACTTCAAAGCCTACGACAGAAATGCACCCCATATCTGCCCCGACTCCAATACCACTCTTGAAGTGAAAGATAACATCAGCATTCTATGCCCAAAAGACAATACAAGATGGATCCTGAGAACAGGACAGCCGGAATCAGGTGCCGCCACTTCCCTTCCGCCTAAAACATATCCTAACAATTATGATCCCGCTACTAAAACCTTAAATATTTATTTCTAA
- the dtd gene encoding D-aminoacyl-tRNA deacylase, which yields MKIVIQRVSEASVKVDGKIVGEIGKGLMLLTGIDENDEKADADWLVQKVLNLRIFGDEDDKLNLSVKDISGEILCISQFTLIADYKKGNRPSFIKAAKPDKAIPLFDYFKAELAKSGLKTESGIFGADMKVSLINDGPVTIVMDSITKS from the coding sequence ATGAAAATAGTTATCCAGAGAGTTTCTGAGGCCAGTGTAAAGGTAGACGGAAAGATTGTGGGAGAGATCGGGAAAGGACTGATGCTCCTGACAGGAATTGATGAAAACGACGAAAAAGCGGATGCAGACTGGCTGGTTCAGAAAGTTTTAAATCTCAGGATATTCGGGGATGAAGATGACAAGCTGAACCTTTCTGTAAAAGATATTTCAGGAGAAATCCTGTGCATCAGTCAGTTTACCCTGATTGCAGATTATAAGAAGGGCAACCGCCCCTCTTTCATCAAAGCCGCAAAACCGGATAAGGCCATCCCTCTTTTTGATTATTTTAAGGCAGAACTCGCCAAATCAGGATTAAAAACAGAAAGCGGAATTTTCGGAGCCGACATGAAAGTATCCCTGATTAATGACGGCCCTGTCACCATCGTTATGGATTCAATCACCAAGAGCTAA
- the greA gene encoding transcription elongation factor GreA, producing MASYVTKVGQEKMKAELEQLETVERPKITQQIAEARDKGDLSENAEYDAAKEAQGMLEMRISKLKDAIANSKIIDESQLDTSKVSILTTVKLKNNATNQEQVFTLVPDNESDLKTGKISVNTPIAKGLLGKVIGETADITLPNGNKLSFEVLDITL from the coding sequence ATGGCAAGCTATGTAACAAAGGTGGGACAAGAGAAAATGAAAGCTGAGCTGGAACAGTTGGAAACTGTGGAAAGACCCAAAATTACCCAGCAGATTGCAGAAGCGAGAGATAAAGGGGATTTATCTGAAAATGCTGAATATGATGCTGCTAAAGAAGCCCAGGGGATGCTTGAAATGAGAATTTCCAAGCTTAAGGATGCTATCGCAAATTCTAAGATTATAGATGAAAGTCAATTAGATACTTCAAAGGTTTCAATCCTTACTACCGTAAAACTTAAGAACAACGCTACCAATCAGGAGCAGGTGTTTACTTTGGTGCCGGATAATGAAAGTGACCTTAAAACAGGAAAAATTTCCGTAAACACACCTATTGCAAAAGGATTGCTTGGAAAAGTAATCGGCGAAACCGCAGATATCACTCTGCCTAACGGAAACAAACTGTCTTTTGAAGTATTGGATATTACCCTGTAA
- a CDS encoding S8/S53 family peptidase: MRTKIRLFTVLLVLSFSVSFAQKTEQQSSNIYICFSKKINSEKAALNNNAELAAFVKTNGISFINDLGFTDQKLEEMIKSSKAIGNSGESVEKLKRIFRVNLPSQSIEETEKLARILERFPEVEYVSVMSSTPVEPPFVKAFVTTPDLESLQTYLNDNPGINAKYAWSRGITGQNIRIRDVEYGFYKTHEMLSNQSSIQLEPGYSPNAGLANNNYRDHGTAVVSILGSVKDNIGLSGGAYSASEIKGYMEWTTVGYNRASAVSRSINASQAGDIILYEMQTGGKDGQYCPAEYDSVIWDLTKAATDSGIIIIAAAGNGNQNLDDPFYASYRARGNSGAIIVGAGSPNTTHSKLSFSTYGNRVDVQGWGSSVLAAGYGSYQKYDNDNNRTYTYFSGTSSATPVVASAATLIQSYYKQNTGQYLTPAAMKNLLISTGIPQGGTVTGQKIGPLPNVKNAILQLESSMFLKAEKSETPLPLEIKIYPNPSTEYITIQNDEDKKMDFEIINMQGRTIRKGTALSNEKINISDLLSGQYIINITEGQRRVVEKFTKL; the protein is encoded by the coding sequence ATGAGAACAAAAATCAGACTTTTTACTGTATTACTTGTTTTAAGCTTTTCTGTTTCTTTTGCTCAGAAAACAGAGCAGCAAAGTTCTAACATTTACATCTGTTTTTCAAAAAAAATTAATTCTGAAAAGGCAGCCCTCAACAACAATGCGGAACTGGCAGCGTTCGTGAAAACCAACGGGATTTCGTTTATCAATGATCTTGGTTTTACAGACCAAAAGCTTGAAGAAATGATCAAAAGCAGCAAAGCTATTGGCAATTCCGGAGAATCTGTTGAAAAACTGAAACGTATTTTCAGGGTTAATCTTCCTTCTCAAAGCATCGAAGAAACAGAAAAACTGGCCCGTATCCTTGAAAGGTTTCCGGAAGTGGAATACGTTTCCGTAATGAGCAGCACGCCTGTTGAACCTCCTTTCGTTAAAGCCTTTGTAACAACTCCTGATCTGGAAAGTTTACAGACTTACCTTAACGACAACCCTGGAATCAATGCCAAATATGCATGGTCCAGAGGTATTACCGGTCAAAACATCCGTATCCGTGATGTGGAATACGGCTTCTACAAGACCCACGAAATGCTTTCCAATCAAAGTTCTATCCAGCTGGAACCGGGATACAGCCCAAATGCGGGACTTGCCAACAATAACTACCGTGATCACGGGACTGCTGTGGTAAGTATTTTAGGCTCTGTAAAAGACAATATCGGGCTTTCCGGTGGTGCCTACAGTGCTTCGGAAATCAAAGGATATATGGAATGGACTACCGTTGGATACAACAGAGCTTCCGCAGTAAGCAGATCCATCAATGCCTCCCAGGCAGGCGACATTATTCTGTACGAGATGCAGACAGGAGGAAAAGACGGCCAGTACTGCCCTGCTGAATATGACAGCGTGATCTGGGACTTAACCAAAGCAGCCACTGATTCAGGAATCATCATTATTGCAGCCGCCGGAAACGGAAACCAAAACCTGGATGATCCTTTCTATGCGTCCTACAGGGCAAGAGGAAACAGCGGTGCCATCATTGTAGGAGCCGGATCTCCCAACACAACACACTCTAAACTGAGCTTCAGCACTTACGGAAACAGGGTGGATGTACAAGGCTGGGGAAGCAGCGTACTTGCTGCCGGATATGGTTCGTACCAGAAATATGACAACGATAACAACAGAACATACACTTATTTCAGCGGAACAAGCTCGGCGACTCCTGTAGTTGCATCTGCAGCCACGTTGATTCAGTCTTACTACAAGCAGAATACAGGTCAGTATCTGACACCTGCAGCGATGAAAAATCTCCTGATCTCTACGGGAATTCCTCAGGGCGGTACAGTAACCGGTCAGAAAATAGGCCCTCTTCCCAATGTAAAGAATGCCATATTACAGCTGGAAAGCAGTATGTTCCTGAAAGCTGAAAAATCTGAAACCCCGCTTCCTCTGGAAATTAAGATCTATCCAAATCCTTCAACCGAATACATTACCATTCAAAATGATGAAGATAAAAAAATGGATTTTGAAATAATCAATATGCAGGGAAGAACCATCAGAAAAGGAACCGCTTTATCTAATGAAAAGATCAATATCTCAGAT